A genomic stretch from Prionailurus bengalensis isolate Pbe53 chromosome E2, Fcat_Pben_1.1_paternal_pri, whole genome shotgun sequence includes:
- the APOE gene encoding apolipoprotein E, translating into MKVLWAALLVALLAGCWADVEPEPQLERELEPEAPWQASQPWEQALGRFRDYLRWVQTLSDQVQEEVLNTQVTQELTVLMEETMKEVKAYREELEEQLGPMASETQARVAKELQAAQARLGSDMEDVRNRLAQYRSEVQAMLGQSAEELRGRLASHLRKLRKRLLRDAEDLHKRLAVYRAGVREGAERSVSSIRERFWPLVEQARARNANVAAVAAQPLRERAEALGQQLRGRLDEVREQVEEMRVKMEEQADQMRQQAEAFQARLKSWFEPLVQDMQRQWAGLVEKLQAAVGTSPTTAPVEKQ; encoded by the exons ATGAAGGTTCTGTGGGCGGCGCTGCTGGTCGCGCTCCTGGCAG GATGTTGGGCCGATGTGGAGCCGGAGCCGCAGCTGGAGCGGGAGCTGGAGCCGGAGGCCCCGTGGCAGGCCAGCCAGCCCTGGGAGCAGGCGCTGGGCCGCTTCCGGGATTACCTGCGCTGGGTGCAGACGCTGTCTGACCAGGTGCAGGAGGAGGTGCTCAACACCCAGGTCACCCAGGAACTGAC GGTGCTGATGGAGGAGACCATGAAGGAGGTGAAGGCCTAcagggaggagctggaggagcaGCTGGGCCCCATGGCCTCGGAGACACAGGCCCGCGTGGCCAAGGAGCTGCAGGCGGCGCAGGCCCGGCTGGGCTCGGACATGGAGGACGTGCGCAACCGCCTGGCGCAGTACCGCAGCGAGGTGCAGGCCATGCTGGGCCAGAGCGCGGAGGAACTGCGGGGGCGCCTCGCCTCGCACCTGCGCAAGCTGCGCAAGCGGCTGCTCCGCGACGCCGAGGACCTGCACAAGCGCCTGGCCGTGTACCGCGCCGGGGTGCGCGAGGGCGCCGAGCGCAGCGTCAGCTCCATCCGCGAGCGCTTCTGGCCGCTGGTGGAGCAGGCGCGCGCGCGCAACGCCAACGTGGCCGCCGTGGCCGCGCAGCCGCTGCGGGAGCGGGCCGAGGCCTTGGGCCAGCAGCTGCGCGGGCGGCTGGACGAGGTGCGCGAGCAGGTGGAGGAGATGCGGGTCAAGATGGAGGAGCAGGCCGACCAGATGCGCCAGCAGGCCGAGGCCTTCCAGGCCCGCCTCAAGAGCTGGTTCGAGCCCTTGGTGCAAGACATGCAGCGCCAGTGGGCCGGGCTGGTGGAGAAGTTGCAGGCGGCCGTGGGCACCAGCCCCACCACGGCGCCCGTGGAGAAACAGTGA